One Bos indicus isolate NIAB-ARS_2022 breed Sahiwal x Tharparkar chromosome 10, NIAB-ARS_B.indTharparkar_mat_pri_1.0, whole genome shotgun sequence DNA window includes the following coding sequences:
- the RIOX1 gene encoding ribosomal oxygenase 1, producing the protein MDGLRASAGLLRRGRLRRRRQQQPHSGSVLALPLRPRKIRRQLRRSVSSRMAALRAQTLQSEDSEDSRVESTVGEPGDPLAGGAAALSDATGREPHGQLGPVELLEASPASRSLQTPRALVEAHTPAARLVEAHTPPARLVEASALPARLVETSALLCSTQHLAAVPPSVAPAMLSGPQGESTGEELPWDSPLQRILAELNHIPSSRRRAARLFEWLISPMPPDHFYRRLWEREAVLVRRQDHSYYQGLFSTAVLDSILRNEEVQFGQHLDAARYINGRRETLNPPGRALPAAAWSLYRAGCSLRLLCPQAFSTTVWQFLAVLQEQFGSMAGSNVYLTPPNSQGFAPHYDDIEAFVLQLEGRKLWRVYRPRVPTEELALTSSPNFSQDDLGEPVLQTVLEPGDLLYFPRGFIHQAECQDGVHSLHLTLSTFQRNTWGDFLEAVLPLAVQAAMEENVEFRRGLPRDFMDYMGAQHSDSKDPRRTAFMEKVRVLVARLGHFAPVDAVADQRAKDFIHDSLPPVLTDRERALSVYGLPIRWEAGEPVNVGAQLTTETEVHMLQDGIARLVGEGGHLFLYYTVENSRVYHLEEPKCLEIYPQQADAMELLLRSYPEFVRVGDLPCDTVEDQLSLATMLYDKGLLLTKMPLT; encoded by the coding sequence ATGGACGGGCTCCGGGCTAGCGCCGGGCTGCTGAGACGCGGGCGGTTGAGGCGCCGGCGCCAGCAACAGCCACACAGCGGGTCGGTCCTGGCCCTGCCCCTGAGGCCCAGGAAGATCCGACGGCAGCTGAGGAGAAGTGTCTCGTCCCGAATGGCCGCGCTCAGGGCCCAGACCCTGCAGAGCGAGGACTCGGAGGACTCGAGGGTGGAGTCCACGGTCGGTGAACCCGGGGACCCGCTGGCGGGAGGGGCGGCGGCCCTCTCGGATGCGACCGGGCGGGAGCCGCACGGCCAGCTCGGGCCCGTGGAGCTGCTGGAGGCTTCGCCTGCGTCCCGCTCCCTGCAGACTCCCCGCGCCCTGGTGGAGGCGCACACCCCGGCGGCACGCTTGGTGGAAGCGCACACCCCGCCAGCGCGCCTGGTGGAGGCGTCGGCGCTGCCCGCGCGCCTGGTGGAGACCTCGGCCCTGCTGTGCTCTACCCAGCACTTGGCGGCCGTACCACCGTCCGTGGCTCCTGCCATGCTTTCGGGGCCGCAGGGGGAAAGCACGGGCGAGGAGCTGCCCTGGGACTCCCCGCTGCAGCGCATCTTGGCCGAGCTGAATCACATCCCTAGCAGCCGGCGACGGGCGGCGCGCCTCTTCGAGTGGCTCATCTCGCCCATGCCTCCGGACCATTTCTACCGGCGCCTGTGGGAGCGCGAGGCAGTGCTGGTGCGGCGGCAGGACCACAGCTACTACCAGGGTCTTTTCTCTACCGCCGTCCTCGACTCCATACTGCGCAACGAGGAGGTGCAATTCGGACAGCACCTGGACGCCGCGCGCTACATCAATGGGCGGCGCGAGACCTTGAACCCGCCCGGCCGCGCCCTGCCCGCCGCCGCGTGGTCCTTGTACCGGGCCGGCTGCTCCCTGCGCCTCCTCTGCCCGCAGGCTTTCTCCACCACCGTGTGGCAGTTTTTGGCCGTACTCCAGGAGCAGTTCGGAAGCATGGCAGGCTCCAACGTTTACCTTACGCCCCCCAACTCGCAGGGCTTTGCCCCCCACTACGACGACATCGAGGCTTTCGTGCTGCAGCTGGAAGGTAGGAAACTCTGGCGGGTCTACAGACCGCGGGTGCCGACCGAGGAACTGGCCCTGACGTCCAGCCCCAACTTCAGCCAGGACGACCTCGGAGAGCCGGTGCTGCAGACGGTGCTGGAACCTGGAGATTTGCTCTATTTCCCCCGAGGCTTCATTCACCAAGCCGAATGCCAGGATGGGGTGCACTCTCTGCACTTGACCTTGTCCACATTCCAGCGTAATACTTGGGGCGACTTCCTGGAGGCTGTACTGCCCCTGGCAGTGCAGGCCGCAATGGAGGAAAATGTGGAGTTTCGTAGGGGGCTGCCCCGAGACTTTATGGATTACATGGGGGCCCAGCATTCGGATTCTAAGGATCCGCGAAGAACCGCTTTCATGGAGAAGGTGCGGGTCCTGGTTGCCCGCTTGGGACACTTTGCCCCAGTTGATGCTGTGGCTGACCAGCGAGCCAAAGACTTCATCCACGATTCTCTGCCCCCTGTGTTGACTGACAGGGAGAGGGCACTAAGCGTTTACGGGCTCCCAATTCGCTGGGAGGCTGGAGAACCTGTAAACGTGGGAGCCCAGTTGACAACAGAAACTGAAGTGCACATGCTTCAGGATGGTATAGCTCGGCTGGTGGGTGAGGGGGgccatttgtttctttattacACAGTGGAGAACTCCCGAGTTTATCACCTGGAGGAGCCTAAGTGCTTGGAGATATACCCCCAGCAAGCTGATGCCATGGAACTCTTGCTTCGCTCCTACCCAGAGTTTGTGAGAGTAGGGGACTTGCCCTGTGACACTGTGGAGGACCAGCTTTCCTTGGCAACCATGTTATATGATAAGGGGCTGCTGCTCACCAAGATGCCTCTAACCTGA